The sequence below is a genomic window from Microcebus murinus isolate Inina chromosome 4, M.murinus_Inina_mat1.0, whole genome shotgun sequence.
TAAAAAGCACTTGTGGTCATGTTCCAATTAGAACTCTTATTTTTGCTAAAACAAGCCAACTAACGCACCCTTTCTGTCCTTCTCTCGAGACTTCTTCAATCTCAAAATGATCCAGtgaaaaagcatatttttacTGGAAGTGctgaagggaggggagggaacgGAAGAGGGGGGAGCCCCAGgagtggtggggagagggggaccTAGGACGGGAGCCCCCTACAGGCAGTACCTCCTGGCAGAACAAGATAAACATCCAGTTTAAGGCTATTATCtcctttattcaaaaaataaatatttcactttgAATCAACATATTTCAAATCACATTAAGCACAGAGAAGAAATACAGTCCCTTTGGAGAGTGTGAACACATGTAGGAAAGAGTCATGTTCCAACAATGGGGATGAGGTGAGTACTGATTCCAGCTGCTGCATGACCCGGAGATGCCGCCTCTCACCAGGTGGAGCTGCTTATCGAttttaggagagaaaaagaaacacgCACTGCTTTGAAGTCTGAAAGGCACATGAAGTGGACCATAAAAGGTATATGGCACATTCACTGATAAAATGTTCCCTATTCCCTCCCAAGAAAAGTGGAGAAATTTTAATCAAGTCAAAGACCAGAGAAGACAGGGTGCTCCTGCTCAGAGCTCAGCATCATGAAAATCTCTGCATGTGAAAGCCATTTTTTGTTCCGCTCCCCCTCCCGCACCTCCTCTCCCTGCCGATGGAGTCCACGCCGGCCGTGGCGCTCACTCGGTGACGGTGGGGCGCGTGGCCACGTACACAAACACCACGATCAGGAGCACGACCACGGCCAGCGTGGGCAGCACCACCGTGGTGATCTGCTGCCGGGCCTCCTGCATGGCTTGCTTCCGCTCCTTCTTGTCCTTGGACGTCTCCTTCTTGGGCTTCCCTTTGAGCTGCCGCATCTTGCTAGGAGGGCGTGTCCAGAGGGCTTCCAGAAAGGGCCACACTCCTCTTGTCAAGGCGTGGAACCTCCTGTAGGGAGAACAACTGTGATCAAGAACGAATGgagtgaaagaaaaaggaaatgacaaaggcaaataaagaaactagaaaaaaatatctgcaacTTAAATGACAAGGGGCTAAGAACAGTGGTCACACTGGGCTTTTAAGTTCCCTCGGGATCAGCCTCTCTAAGTGGCAGGCACTGGGAACAGGGGCACCTGTACAGGGTAGGCTGCAGCCAGGCGGCAGGTGCTGGGAGAGGGGGCCATACAAATACCGTGTTCTGTGTGTGCCACGAGGTGCAAGCACCAACTACACAGCCCCCACCCAAAGGAGTGGAGAGGGAGGTCCTTTCTCCCTTCCAAGGTGCTACCGCCTGCTTCCCTGCTCTAAGTTCCTCATCTCCCCGGCCAGTCTCCAGGCTGGAACCACAGGCAGCCTGCACATGCCGGGCACGAGGCTCCCTTCCTGCCCATGCCCAGGAGAGCCAACTTCTCTCTTCGTTGGTTCCCTGCCCCTTCACCCAAACCCTCCCAAGCACCTGCTTTGTGCGGGGCCCTGCTGGGCAGCGTGGACACCTAAGTCCGACTGACGACGACCGGAGCTGGCGGAGCCCACAGTCCTGCCCACGCGGCCTGGGATCCTCTCGTGGTCAGATGCTCAAGAGGCAGAGGAGAACGgtcaggggctggggagtggaGAAAAACCCTTGGATGACTACAGAGCAACATCTCTACAAAAGTCTGCTTCTTAGTTTTAAGCAAGAGAAATAGACTTTGGCTGATTTAGACTGAGTTTACTTAAAGTTCTCTGACATCTCACAATAGAAAAGCTAGAGAAACAAACTCAGAAAATGGGCAGGAGAAGGGACGCCGTGCCACTGTTACCAGAGCCTGTGCTCCTAGGGCAAGGATgccacagcctcctcctgtggcaAGGATGCCACAGCCTGTGTCACTGCCTGCTGGCTCTAAAGCAGGAGGTGCTGAGCCACCACGACCGCCCCCGGAAACTACATGTGGCTGCTGCCATCGTCCCCAGGATGAACCCTCCACCGCCCCGGCTTTCTGCATTGCTAGCTCCATGTGCGTGTGACTACCCAAGCCTGGGCCCCGCGTGCCCACAGCCTCCCCACTTCCCTAGCAGGGGGAGTGTTTTCCAAACGCAGCGGAGtgggggctgggcatggggcAGGGATATAACAAAGACGAATATCCATTATAATATGCCGGAGACTAGCACAGTTAGGGACTCTTGGTATACCAACGTTCTGTTCCTCTAACAAAGGGACTTGTATGCCAGATGTTGTATGCCCAGTTTTGTCCTGGGGCACTGGGTAGCCTGTCACCATCGTGATGGGGACGGTGACATTGACACCTGAGTGACTGTGTTAGGTGGCAGACTATGGATTCCCTGTTGGGAGAGGTTTTGTTGATAACTATTGTTTTTAATAAGGGATCTTCATCTTTTACCACTCCCTCTTGTCCATATAGAACCCAAAACCTTTTTTGTGTCATTCACAGTCTGGCAGAGTTTCTTAAGGAATGAGATGATTAGCATTATTGTGCTGGGATGACATACTGCCAGTAAAAGCAAATACTCTGAGCAGCCCCATTTGGGCCAATGTACAATTTCTACCAAGCAATTAGGATTAAGGGGTAAAAAAATACCCACTACTACTTTATTAAGGCCTGACAGTTGTAGGAACCCCCGGCTTTATTCTCCTTTTCAAATCTTTCAAGGACTTtcagaaagacctgggttcaaatccaggacATACCACTTACTGGCTAAATGGCTTTAGGAAAGTCACTGACTTTGCTAGGCCTCCATGTCATCATCTGAACAATGAGAACAACTTCTGTCTTAAAGGATGACTGTGAGGATCTGAAAAGAAAACGTCTGGGTTACGTGCTGGTGCCCACGCTCCACAGGGCTGTGGTGGAGACAGAACAGGGCTGTGTAACTCGGGGTGGCACCGAGCAGGCACTGGACTCGCGCTGGCTGGCACAGCTGGACTCACCCCAGCAGCCCTGATGGACGGGCAGGCTTTATTACCCCCATTGCAGACAGGAGGAAAACAAAGAGCAAAGCGGGAAAATGTCTTGCCAGTGGTCACTCGGTCTGTAAATAGTACCAAATGGCTTCTAATAGAGCAATGGACAGCACCTCTCATCCAAAGCGGCAAACCACAGCCccttctctcccccacacggCCTCATAAAATTGTTTAAGAAGAAACGAGCCATTAGCAGCACTCTGACTCGTGGCCACTTCCCCGTGGAGCTAATGACCTGTCAGACCCTGCGCTGCTGTCTCTCCCAGGGCTCTGGCTGTGTGGCCTGCCTTCATCCGGCTCCTCGAGCTGCCGTCTGCACCCTCCCACACATGTGCAGGGGACAAGCGAAGGCACCAGCCTCCACCACGACCAGCTCTCACACCTGTGAGATGCACTCACAAGTTCCTGGAGGCTTCGGAAAAAATCTCAAGTTGCTAGAGACAGTGCGGGTCTGCTCAGGATTTAAAGGACAGACACGCTGGTCTGACTCGTGGGTTCTTGACCAGGCTGCGGTGGGCAGCCTCCCTGCTCGTGTGCACGTGTGGGGCTGGGCAGTGAGAAAGCATTTCTGAGATGACAGCTAAGGAAGGGGGGTCCTCTGGTGAGGACAAAGGCTGGGGAaagcaggcagagggcagagcagaCTGAGCCACGTAGGGCCAGGCTTCCTGAGGAGGGAGGaacaggaggaggggacaggaggtgACACGGGCAGCAAAGCCAAGTCCTTCAGGGCACTGCAGGGCCTCTGTGAAGAGCTTTATTCCAAGAGCAGCACAAGGCACTAATGGGCTTGGCATAGGGAAGCACAGGTGTCGCACAGCTGCCTCTGGCTGGtcagagggagaaaagggagtcTCTGGAGCAGCCCGGGGAAGGGGGTGGTAGCCCAGAAATGGGGACAGTCAGTGGTGATGCAGAATGGAGTTATGTTCTGAGGGTACAACCAGCAGGCCCTCGGGACACTGGGCGTGGcaagtgaggggaggggaggcaaagaTGAGCCTAAGGTCTGGAGCCCGAGCCACTGCATGGGTGGTGATCCGGCCTCATGACGGGAGAGGGAAGGGGCATGGGGAAAGCAGGTTCAGGAAAGAACATGACGTGTTCTGCTCACACCTGTGTGCATGTGAGGATGCCTATTAGAAATTGCCATGGAAATATCAAGGAGGCAGCTGGATAAATGAGCCAGGAGCTCGGCCTGGGCTGCAGATCTATATTTGGAAGTCATCAGCTGCCGGACTAGGTGAGATCTCTATGTGCAaggtggagagagaaagggcCCAGGACTGAGCCCGGGGCACTTGACAGCTACAGGCCAGGAAGAGGAGACACAAGCAAAGGGGACAAGTGAAGAAGACAAAGAGAACCAAGAAAGTCAAGGTCACTGCTGAGAAGACAATTAAGATGAAAATGGAGCAGCAGCTACCGAATGTGGTGAGTGGAGGAGACCAGCCACCTCGAGTAACTCCGGGGAGTGGGAGGCGAGGCTCTGACAGGACCGCTAAAGTGTGGCAGCAAACTGCTTGCTGCTTgtctggggaggcagaggggactgTGGTGGAATGTACATGAACACGCTGCTTCCTTCACCTGGGAGATTTGCTGTGGAACGTGCTCAGGGCACAGCTGATGTACTGCCTGGTGCAAGCTCCTCCATCTTTCGGCAACTGTGGTAAACGGTTTGCAGGCCAGCACCCCACAGAGCCCTGGGACAGCCAGGCAGTTTGGAGCCCTGTGGAAGGGCATGTGTGGCCAAAAggacttttccttctttcaataATGAGAGAAACCAGAGGATGTTTGAGGGGTctaacagaatgggagaaaacctGACGCTGAAAAAAATGGGGTATCTGTAGGAACGAGGTGACAACTCAAATGGACGGACCTGCCTTTGAGAGGCAAAGGAGTACCTTCAGACTCAAGGAGAGGGAAGGCAGGGCCGGGAGGGGTGGCTCTACCCTGTGGCAGCGGGAACAAGTTTCTCCACGAAACCAGAGAGGGCTTCAGCGTGAAGCCTGGGGCATTGGGAGGCAGCCCTGAGGAAAGAGAAGCCACGACACAATCAACTCAGAGGGtgggaaagcaatttggcagaGAAACACCTGTCCTGATGTCTCCCCTGCCCATGCCTGCCTCCCTCTGAGGGTGAGGATGGTGTCCCCACGCACTCTGACCTCACCGCTGAACCAGGTGGCCTCGAGGGCCAGGGCGGCTCACACAGACTCTGCCGGGACCTCTGAATTGTGGACTTGCCTCAGAAAGCAGCTGGGACAACTGGCCTCTGTCTCAAGAACCTAAGAAACATGAAGGGACCCTGAAGTTGCACAATCACGCAGATGCAGGCACTGGGAGGAAGGCCAGGTGGGAGACGACAGGCTGAGAGAGGAGACTCTTATCTTCTCAGTCCGGACTCCACCAGGGCTCCTCTCCTGCCGTGTTCCTGCCATGAGGAACGCCTCCCTCGACGTGAGCTGGCTCCAGTGGATCTCTGTGCTTCACACTGAGAAGAGCCCTGGCTAAAACGATTGTTCTGGGTATATGGTAGGAAATCCCAAAGCCTTGCCACTGTCACAAAAGTAGGGGGTGGCAGGGTCAAAGGTCAAACCACACATCTGCCTGCCTCGGAAAACCTGAACAGTCCCATCTTCCCAACCAGCCCCACACATCTTCCTGCCCTTTACCCTCTCTGTGGGCCCTTCGTTGCTCACCAGCCCtaacagagaagaaataaaaatgaagctcACACGGCTCGTCTGGCTCCTTCCCAGCAAGCAGCGCAGGCAGGACGGGAGCTGACGCCACCGGCTGAGTTCCAGCTTTGCGACTGCCACCGCCTCTAGCTCCCCTAATCGGGAGATGGAAACTTCACAAATGCCTGAGTTCCACCGGTTCtaactgcccccacccccacctacaTGAGCCCATGGCAACAGGTCAGCACCGGAACATTCCACCTGGTCCCCAGCGTGCCTGGGCAGGAGAGTGGGaggcagagaaaaaaggaagggaggacaCATTCTGTAACACAGAATGTTTTAAGTTTAGGCATTTTTCTCTGATTATAACTTTAAAGTCCTTTCCTAGTGTATGTGTATACAGATAtccatgtatacacacatgctgATTTAAGTTCTTTATATGTAATTGTATAATCTCCAATTTAGAGATTATAATGTGTGTAGGGTGTTGGATCCTATTAGGGAAACAGCCAGGAGGAGCGGTAGGAAGACAGGTTTGAAACCAGGTTTTGAGCCTCGGCTCTGCCATGTCTGGTTATACGACCTCGGGCAAAGTACCAAATCATGTCCTGactctcctcctctgtaaaacggGTAAGGAACCCTGCTTTGTAGATTtactgaaaaacaagaaagaatggaTCATCTGAAGTACCCAGCGTGTGAACGGGCCATCCCAGATGCTCAGTGAATGGCACACAGCAACCTGCTATCCAGGGAGCTTGCCCATGGAGGGGCACGTGAGGCTGGGAAACACCAGGGAATCCTATCCCTTTTTGGAGGGGACACCATATAACCCATGGGTGATGGAATCAATCCCCcagttttttctctttcccctgagTTACCAATCAGTTGTTGGCCAGGTTTGTTTAAAAGTTGGAAGGGAGAAGCCTGGCTCCAGCTACCGAGGGAGGCTCAGGATTATGAAGATCATCCCCGGCTCCCGACCCCGAGCTGCTCAGCACGGCAGCTGTTAGCCACACGCGGCTGCTGAGCACTTGGAATGTGGCTGTGGTCCACGTGGGCCATGCTGTGGTATAAAACACACAGGAGATTTTGAAGACCTAATACCAAAAGAAAGAATGTAGAATATCttattaaaggttttttttttttttaatactaattacatgttgaaatggtcatattttgaatatactgggttagataaaatatattaagattgatatcatcttcattttcactgtagttagctaaaaaaaaaaaaaaaaaaaaagattgatatcATCTGCTTACtgttttaatgtggctactaaaaaagttttaaattccaGGAGTGGCTGGAATTACATTTTCACTGGACAGCACCATGCTAGTCCCGTCCAATACGGAGCGCATCCCACCCTCCTGTAAGCGCATCACAAGCTCAACCCACAGTGCTGAGCACCCCCTAGGCTTCACAGCCTCTTCCCAGTCCATGTAACTCGCTGCTACCAACTGCGACACCTCCCTGCCAGCTCTGTGCCTTTGCTGACGGGGGACCTCTGCTGGCATGCCCTCTCGTCATCCACCTGCCGCGGTCTCTCTCACCCTCGGTCAACCCTCGTGCCTGGTCTTCACCAGCTTCTCTtggcagaagcagcagctgcGCCCTCAAGTGCTGTCTTGGGACACGCGACAAGCCTTTGCTGCAACGCGGGCTGCCGGCCACTGCCTCGCTGGCTGGCCTGACACCCCGCTTCCCTGGGATTGCAAATGTGCCTTGCTGGTAATGctaccccccaccccgccccgggcTGGCATGACGCCTTTCACGTAACAGGTGCTCCATACACATCTGCTGGACTGAATATCAAAGCTGGAATATTTTAAGACAAGCAGTTCATCTTAAGCAACTAACCATGGAGTTGGAACAGAAAATTCTGTAATAAACAACTACCATTTATAGATACTTATTTCATTCTCACCACAGTCGTTCAAGATTGGTATTTCTGCCCCCACTTTACATGACCAGACGGAGATTCAGAAAAGTATgctgatttgcccaaggtcaaaggTTATACTGAGAACCTGCACGGTCTCAGCTCCAGTGAAAACACTCATTGAGTATTTGATGAATGAACAGCTGAATGAGGATCTGAGCCCAGCGCTGATTCCAAAGCCCACCCACCCTCTGTGTGACCCCACATGCGTCCCAACCACCCCACAAGCAGGGACAGCGGCTGCCGCTTCCTGGGTGCTCACTTCCTGTCGGGCTTGCGCACCAAAGCCCCCCACAGACACGCAGGCCTCCCGGCGGCCGGCAGCCCCACCTTGCAGACatgggaactgaggctcagagcaggcgTCGGTGGGTCAGTAAGGCGACAGTGCAGCCAGAATTCCAGCCCCGCGCTGT
It includes:
- the SMCO4 gene encoding single-pass membrane and coiled-coil domain-containing protein 4 isoform X2; the encoded protein is MRQLKGKPKKETSKDKKERKQAMQEARQQITTVVLPTLAVVVLLIVVFVYVATRPTVTE
- the SMCO4 gene encoding single-pass membrane and coiled-coil domain-containing protein 4 isoform X1, whose amino-acid sequence is MRVARPPGCPSELLGAYLNCAPTQELLHERLLADVPSSRRFHALTRGVWPFLEALWTRPPSKMRQLKGKPKKETSKDKKERKQAMQEARQQITTVVLPTLAVVVLLIVVFVYVATRPTVTE